Genomic window (Pradoshia sp. D12):
CGAAGAAAAAGTACTTATTGCAGCAAATGAGCAAAGTGATTCATTAGTTTTATTTGAAATTAATAAAGAGGGTATTCCAACCTATACAGGGAATACGATTTCTCTTTCGAAACCCGTTTGTGTTCAAGCGATAGTAAGAAATCAAGAATGATACAAAAAAGCTGGTTTGGATTTTTCCAAACCAGCTGTTATTTAATTAGATTGTTCTTTTAAAGATTGTGTATAAGCCGTAAAGATACCTAAAACAATAATAGCCATTCCACCGTTTAATAGGGAGTATTGCAAGTCCCAATGGCCAGTATATAAATTTTTAATAGACAACACGCTGATCAACATAAGCATCAATGTAATTAAAATATTGTATGCTTTCATTCGTGAAACAACACCCCTTGATTCGTAATTGATCTTTTTCATATATTTTATTTTACTATGGTTTAGGTATAAAATTAAGTATAATTTTGTCTTTTTTTGTTATATTTTTCCGGAGATGTTTTGGACGCTAATCTATTGAGTCCATCAGATTTTTTATCGTTTCTTTTTGCAAGGGTCCGATTATTCGCTTTTGTATGATACCGTTGGAGTCAATGAAATAACTGGTTGGGATTGTTATAATTTTATATAATCCTGCAATAGTTCCTGTTTGGTCCAGTAATACAGGATACTTGATATTATACATATCTTGGAAGGTTTGAACGGCTTGCTTGTTTTTTTCTGAATAGGTCATATTCACGCTTAATACAGTGATCTTCCCCATACTATGTTCACTATAAAATTCATTGAGATCTGGTATCTCTAATTTGCAGGGAGGGCACCAGCTTGCCCAAAAGTTTAATAAAACTTTTTGACCGCGATAATCAGATAATTTTATGGTTTTTCCGTCCGGAGTTTTTAATTCGAAATCAGGTGCAGATTGACCTTCCTTAATTCCTGTTTGAGTCAAAACAGGTATAGATTCCTCTGTAATAGGCTCTTTTTGTGTCTGCGTGTAAATAAATAAAAATATAAATAAAAAGAATGGAGCAAGAATGGCAATTGTTTTATTCTTCAATTTGGATGAGGCCTCCTGATGTCGTTTTTATTTAGTAGAAAGTATTTGCCAGTCGTGAAAAAATTAATCAATGGGCATCAAATTGTGTTAAGTTGTTTATAAAAATATGAATAAAGGTAAGAATCTAGTATTGAGCTTTTAGGGAAGTGAGGGAAGATAGATGTTTTATATAGGAGTTGATATAGGAACCACGAGTACAAAGGCTGTATTATTTTCGGGAGACGCATCTGTGCTCAGCACCTATCATGTAGAGTACCCATTATATAGCCCGACTCCACTTACAGCAGAGCAGAATCCTGATGAGATCTTTCATGCTGTACTTAATGCAATAAGAGGAGTAATGGTCCAAAGCCAAATAAATCCTGATGAACTGTCGTTAGTATCCTTTAGCTCGGCTATGCACAGCGTAATTGCGGTTGAGGAAAATGGAAATCCATTAACTCAATGCATTACATGGGCTGACAGCCGTTCAAAGAAGTGGTCCGACTATATTAAAAATGAGAGGAATGGACAAGAAATTTATCGGAGAACTGGAACGCCAATCCATCCAATGTCTCCTCTTACAAAAATCACCTGGTTGATGAATGATTATCCCGAATTAGCGGGTAGGACATATAAATTCATTTCCATTAAAGAATATGTTTTTTATAAATTATTTGGGCAATATGTGATTGATTATTCGGTTGCTTCAGCAACAGGAATGTTTCATCTTAAAAATTTAGAATGGGATTCTGAGGCATTGGCAATCGCGGGTATTACAGAGACCCATTTGTCTAAACCAGTACCAACTACATATTATTTATCTGGCATGGACTCCGCCTATGCTGCGGATATGGGGCTGTTGCCGGATACTCCATTTGTAATAGGAGCCAGTGATGGCGTTCTCTCCAATCTGGGTGTCAATGCGATTGATCCAGGGATTGTAGCAGTCACGATTGGAACGAGCGGAGCCATTCGTACGGTAACAGATAGGCCGATTACGGATGAAAAGGGCCGAATTTTTTGTTATGCATTGACGGATAAGCATTGGGTGATTGGCGGACCAGTTAATAATGGAGGTATGACTTTTAGATGGCTAAGAGATGAGCTGGCTTCAGCGGAAGTAGAAACAGCTAAACGCCTCGGAATTGACTCATATGAAGTACTCACCAAGATAGCATCAAAAGTAGCGCCGGGGGCAGATGGACTACTATTCCACCCATATTTAGCTGGAGAGAGAGCGCCCATTTGGAACCCTGATGCCAGAGGATCGTTCTTTGGCTTGGGACTTCATCATAAAAAGGAACATATGGTCAGAGCGGTGCTTGAAGGAGTCATTTTTAATCTCTATACAGTCTTATTAGCTTTGCAGGAATTGATAGGTGTGCCAAGTAAAATCAGGGCAACGGGGGGATTTGCGCGCTCAGAGTTATGGAGGCAAATGCTTGCGGATATTTTTAATCAGGAAGTAGATGTGCCAGAAAGCTTTGAAAGCTCTTGTTTAGGAGCAGTTGTACTCGGCAGATATGCACTCGGTGAAATTGAAGACCTATCCGTTGTATCAAATTATGTGGGAACTACACATGTCCATACGCCGGTTAAAGCAAATGTAGAAAGATACGAGGAATTACTGCCAATTTACATCAATATATACAGAAAATTGGAGACTGAATATAGCAGTATAGCAGCTTTCCAAAACAAATGGATTAATCATAAATAAGTTGATTTGAAAATAACATTGTCGAATAATATTGACAGCATTCGCGTTTTCACTGTATCCTTTATACAGGAATAATTTAATTTAATACAAATCCTCATCGGACTAAAAGATGAGGTAGAGGTCGCAGATTTTATTAGTAAACTAAAAAGAGAGCCGGAAAGCTTGCTGACTTTAGTTGAAAGGAAAATCTGCCGAAGCGCTCTTTTTTTCCGAAGAGAGCAGCTGGGACTGTATCCGAATAGGTGCAGGACTGTCATGGTCTATATACATCGCGATATGTATATAGACCATGGAGAACTATCCATTTATTGTCTGGTGTGGCTAATCATAAAATGTTGCACACCTTAACAATAAGGTGTGTTTTTTATTTAGTTTATTTACACAGAAATGGATAATTCAAAAATAGAGAGTAACATGACAGCTTTGGAAGGGGAATTATCGTGCACAATAAGAAGCAACTGGGTTTTTGGATTTTAACGGCATTTGTAGTCGGCAATATGGTTGGGTCTGGTATTTTTATGTTGCCGCGTACGCTGGCAGAAGTAGCTAGTCCTGCCGGAGTAATTATGGCATGGGGATTAACAGGATTGGGTGTACTAACTATTGCGCTGGTTTTTGGGAATCTGGCTGTTCGTAAGCCACATTTAACAGGTGGCCCTCAGATTTATGCTAAGGAATTGTTCAAGGAAAATTCTTTAGCCTCAAGATTATCCGGGTTTATGTCTACATGGGGATACTGGATTGGTAATTTTGCAGGTAATATTGCCATCATCACTACGTTTGCAGGGTATTTATCTACCTTCTTCCCAAGTTTGACTAGTACGGCTGAATTGTTCAGTATAGGGAATTTTAGTCTAAAAGTTGGCAATGCTTTAACATTCCTTGTCTGCACAATCATGCTCTGGGGCGTTCATTTCTTTATTATGCGAGGCATAGAGAATGCTGGTAAATTAAACTTTGTGGCGACTGCGGCAAAAGTACTTGGATTTGGATTATTCATTGTAATTGGGCTATTTGCCTTTGAACAATCTAATATTGTACCGTTTGCGGAAACTCGTATAATTGATGGTGAGAGTCGGGGATTACTCAGCCAGGTAAATTTTGCTGCCGTCTCAACCTTATGGGCTTTTGTAGGGGTTGAATCTGCTGTTGTATTCGCATCAAGGGCGAAGAGAAAGGCAGATGTAAAGAGAGCGACCATTTTAGGGCTATTGATTGCCCTGGCTATCTATATGGGAATCAGTACACTTGTTATGGGATTATTAACACAGGATGCACTTATCCATTCAGAAAAACCATTAATCGATGCAATTGAAACGGTGCTGGGACCTGTTGGTGGGAAAGCATTGGCGGTCATTGGATTGATCAGTTTATTTGGTTCAACAATTGGCTGGATCTTGTTAAGCGCTGAAATCCCGTATCAGGCAGCAAAACAAGGTTTATTTATCCCTAAGTTTTTACAGGTCAATAAGCGTGGGATTCCTAATTTCTCTATGATTGTTTCAAATGGTTTAGGTCAATTATTTATTTTCTCAACTATTTCAAATTCAATTGCTCATGCATTTGACTTTATTATTTATATCGCGACACTTTCTTATTTAGTGCCATATTTAATTTCCTCCTCATTCCAACTGAAATTAGTTTGGACTGGCGAGACATATAAATCTGATGAAATGCGTTCACGAATTATTGATGGTACCATAGCCATATTGGCGACGGCATATTCCATTTGGGTGATCATCAAAGGAACGGCTGATTTAAAAACATTTATTTTCGGTGTTATCCTTCTGGCAAGCGGAATCCTATTCTATCGTTTACTGCCTAAAAATATGGAGGAAGTTAAACAACACGAGAACTATTATTTGAAAAAATCTTTTTAACTGTAATAAGAAGCAAACCCATTGTTAAAAGTGGGTTTGCTTTTTTTTGGTATTATTTAAAAGTAAAACGGTGTTATGAAAACTGTTATCGGGAGCAATGATAGAGTGTAATCATGTGAGTTTGATAAATTGACATACCCAATAGGGTATATTACGATTAGACTAATCGATGAACTAATGGAGGTCTATTAAAATGAAGATTTTAATTGTTGGCGGTGTGGCAGGCGGAGCATCTGCTGCGGCAAGACTGCGCCGTCTAAGCGAAAAAGATGAAATCATCATGTTTGAAAAAGGTGAATATATTTCATTTGCGAATTGTGGTCTTCCATATTATATAGGAGAAGTTATCCAAAACCGTAATAAACTGCTTGTTCAAACAGTTGAAGGAATGGGGCAACGCTATAATTTAGATATACGTAATTGGACAGAAATTATCAAAATCAATCGGGAGCAGAAGACTGTCATAGCCAGAAAAGCAATGACAGGCGAGGAATATGAGGAATCCTACGATGTGCTAATCCTATCTCCGGGTTCAAAACCGGTTAGGCCAGCCATTCCGGGAATCGATGAGGCTAAATCTGTTTATACGCTTCGGAATGTTCCTGATACGGACCGTATCAAAGAAAAGGTAGATCAGGATAAACCTGAGAAGGCTGTTATCATTGGCGGCGGGTTTATTGGGATTGAAATGGCTGAAAATTTACGGGAGCGCGGTATAGATGTAACAGTTATTGAGATGGGAAATCAGGTGATGGCGCCAATTGATTTGGAGATGGCTCAAATGGTCCACACACATTTGCGGGACAATGGAGTTCATTTAATACTTGAGGATGGTGTATCATCTTTTGAAAAGAATGGTCGTATCATTCGCTTGAAAAGCGGCAAAGAAGTAGAAACGGATATGATACTTTTAGCGATTGGTGTTCAACCTGAAAGTACCATTGCGAAAGATGCCGGCCTCGAGCTTGGGGTTCGGAATGCGATAAAAGTCAATGAGCATCTGCAAACATCAGACCCATCTATTTATGCGGTCGGTGATGTCATTGAAGTAAAGGATTATATTAACGGAACGGATACTTATGTGCCGCTCGCTTGGCCTGCCAATCGTCAAGGGCGTTTAGTAGCGGATCATATTCACGGGAAAGAAAGTGTTTATAACGGTACATTGGGCACTTCCATAGCCAAGGTGTTTGAATTGACCGTTGCTTCAACAGGAAGCAATGAAAAGATGCTGAAGCGTTTAGGTATACCATATGAGGTTGTTCATGTTGCACCAAGCAGCCATGCTGGCTATTATCCAGGTGCTTCCCAATTGCATTTGAAACTGATCTTCGATAAGGAAACGGGGAAAATATACGGAGCGCAGGCAGTTGGAAAGGATGGGGTAGATAAACGTATTGATGTTATCGCGACAGCTATCAAAGGTGGCTTAACTGTATTGGATCTTCCGGATATCGAGATTGCCTATGCTCCTCCATATTCCTCAGCTAAAGATCCTGTAAATATGGCTGGTTACGCAGCAACCAATATTATTGAGGGAATGGTCAGCACAGTGCAATGGCATGAAATTGATGAGATTGTGGAAAACGGAGGTTATTTAATTGATGTCCGCTCACCTGCTGAGGTTGCTAAAGGAGCAATTGCCGGCTCGGTCAATATTCCTGTTGATGAACTGAGAGAGCGATTATCAGAGATACCGACTGATAAAGATTTATATCTTACATGCCAGGTAGGTATGAGGGGTTACTTAGCTACCAGAATACTTGAAGGAAACGGCATTAAAGTTAAGAACCTTGATGGCGGATATAATTTGTATTCTAAGGCATTTCCTAAAGAAAAATAATAGTAAATGAGAGTTGGAGCTCCCTTTATGCGATAGTTTAGATTATCGCATAAAGGGGCTTTTTTGAATTGCTGAGACGGTTTGTGTCATGCTTGATTTAGAGCTTGGCTGGATTCAAGGGGCGATCGGCCGGATTCAAGCTCAGATTGGCTGGATTCGAAGAGGAATCGGCTGTATTAAAGCAGTGAATCGGCCGGAATCTAGCCCGATTCGGCTCGAATCGAAGTCGATACAGACAGTAACCAGCTAGAAATTCAATCAGAATCAATTCATTATAGAGGAATCTGCAAGATACGCCTATAATCGAGTAAAAACAATTAGGGGAGTATAAAAATGCCCGGCTGGATATAACCCAAGCCGGGCGATACTTCTTTATCATTAACTTGCCAATTCAGATTCCTTTGGTTCTTTTACTTTTGACATGGCAAGAAAGCTAATTAAGAGCAGTGAAAATCCAGTGATGAGAGGTATATAAAAAGCTGGTATGTAGTCAAGCAAGACACCGAAAAGAATCATCCCAAGCGGTGAGATTGCAGATGCAATCGTTTCAACTAATCCGAAAATACGACCAAGATAGTGGCTCGGGGTTGTACGCTGTATTAATACATGAATAGGAATATTTACAACCATGACGATGGAACCTATCATTCCAAGGACGATGATGTAGTAACTGACATTGGCAATCACAGAAGTCATTTGGAGCATAGGAGGCAAGCCAATCATAATGACAAGTATTGCTAAACCAATTAAGCCCAATCTAATTTTCTTTAATTTATCTTTCATTTCAGGACGTTGTGAAATGATCAATGATGTGATAAGTGCTCCAACAGATACCATCGAAGCAGCAATTCCGTATGATTGAGAAGAAAAATTCAGTGATGTGTTCAGGATGTAGGGGATTGCAACATTTATACCCGCAAAGAAGAAGTTAATCCAAAGTGATACTTTGAGCAGGGAGAATAAAAAATCGTTTTCTTTTAAATAGGAGAAGCCTTCAGCCAAACTTTTCATGAATTGCGTCTTTTCCTGTTGTGCCGCTTTCTCAGTGTACAGGTTGAAAATAATAAATAATTCAATTATACCGGCAAGTATAAAGGTGATTCCAGTTAGCAGAATGATTTCCTCAATTGCTAAGAACCCGTATAAAATACCAGCTATGATTGGACCGAGTATACCGGCAAGCGATGATGCGGATTGATTTAAAGAGCCAGCCTTTTGTATAGATTTATCCCCAGCCATTGAGGGAATGGTTGAAGATGCAGTCACAGAAAAGAAAGTAGAAAAAATCCCTAGCAGTACTTCTGATGTATATAACAATGCAAGTGAGAGCCCCGAAAAGTGAGAATAGGCAATCATAAAAAACATGAGTATTCCGCTAAGAATTTCCGTCAATATAATGATTGTTTTGCGGTTAAAGCGATCTGCAAGGGTTCCGGCAATTGGTCCAAAAATAATTCTGGGAACAGAGGCAAACACAAGAGCAAGTGCAAAACTTGTACCCGAACCGGTAATTTTTAAAATGTATAATCCGATGGCGAATGAATAGATGCTTGCACCAAATAATGAAATAAATTTTCCAATAAAAAACAATAAAATATTCCTTGCGCTTAATCTCTCTTGTTCTGCTTCGGTATAACGTACACTCATGGGCTTTTCTCCTTTAGTTTAAAAGTTTAATGTCATTAAACTTATTATATAAATACTAATTTTTGGAAGTCAACAAAAAGTTTAAAATAATTAAACTTTAATTTGTGGATCAGAATTATTTACCGTATACTTTCCATAAGGAGGGGATAACCATGCTGGGCAATAAAATTAAAACGTTACGGAAAGCTTTAGGGATGACCCAATCCGAGTTGGCTGGAAATCGATTGACAAAAGGAATGCTGAGCCAAATTGAAAACAGTAAAGCAACCCCATCGATGAGCACACTTGAATATCTTGCTCAACAGCTTGGTTGTGAACCTAGTGATCTTCTGAATGAGAAAGAGGATTATCTACCTTTATTAAATGAGATAAAGAATGATAAAAAACAAGAGAATTATTCAGCTATTTACGATAAATTATCCCATGTGGTTTCTGAAAATATGCCTCAGGGAGTAATGGAGGCGAAGTTATACAGCCTTTATGCGGAAGCAGGCCTTTATTTAGATAAACCAAACATGAAGAAATATATCGAATTGGCAGCCTCCTATTTTAAGATGAATTCTTTATTCTTAGACAGTGCTGAAACATTATGGATTTATCATCAGTATCGTTTGTCTCATGGAAATTGGGATGAATCTTTATCCATTTTGAATGAAATTAGAAAATTCTACTCTGGTAATGGACTTGAAGAAAATACGGTATTTCAATTAAAGCTTTTATTGGATGAAGGAATCGTCTTATTAGCGTTGGAAGAATATAAAACATCCCATACAAGAATGCAGGAAGCCATCGCATTGTCCAAAGAGACGAATGTCTATTATCGTATGGATGATATATACAGGATTGCTTCCAATTATCCGCTTGTGATGAAGGATGATAAGGAGTTTCTTAGATTAATCAGTAAATCTCGTCAATATGCGATTTTTTCGGAAAATAAGATTGCATTGATGATGTTTCCACTTTTATATGCGGTTTATCATAATGAAATAACAAAAGACTACAAAAAAGCTATTCACTACCTAGAAGAATTTGCGATAAATCCGGAAAAGATAGACGAACTTTATTATCTGGAATATGGGAAAGCACTATATGGTCTGGGAGAAATTGATCGAGCTTGGAAAATCTGCTTAAATGTCATCTATCCGGTGCGTTGGTGCATCCAATCGATGTAGGAATGGTACAGTCTGCAGGAATCTATATTGCTCTTTGTTTAAATCAACAGGGCCACAAGGATGAAGCCCTGGAGCAAATTAACAAAACATGTGATTTAATAAAGAATATGCCGAAATCTATTTATTATAAAAGGGCTGTTGAGGTTAAAGAAACATTGCTAAATGATAATGGAACTGTACATTGAAATTATGTGTGGCTGTTCATTCAGTTCCTTTATCCATTTGTTTCAAAGATTTAGGTTAACGTTTGTAAACGCTTCACCTAAATATACAATGTCGTTAGGACACAGTGGTGATAATAATGTTGACAGATGGTAGTGGGCTTTTATTTTATGTTCCAATCCATTCATATCTGGCATTCAAATGTCTATTAAGATTTTCGGTTAGTTTACTTACCCTATTCGGTCATTGCTTCGCAAGAACTCTTCCTATCCCTCTAATATCTCCCTGGTTACTTCCCCTGCACAAGAATAATCTTCTGCAATAATAGTTGCCTGTAAATTTAACCTATTAAACTTCTATGCTGAAACATATAAAATTCTCCATAAAATAGCTCCTAATACAATATGATGATGGGCTTGATACCTTTATGCTGGAAAATATAATTATTTTTCAAGTAAAATAATTATATAAATTATAATGAATATGATCATACCATCAACTGCTTAAAGTGGAGCAAACGATTGATAGAAAAAGGTGGGTTAATGATGAAAAGGTTACGCATCTTTTTAGTGTTTGTAGCGTTATTGATTATATATGAACCGAGTAGTTTCGCAGAATCAACTCTGCAGCAGCAAATTGACCAAACGCCCATTGGAGGAACATTGATTGTTAAAAGCGGTACCTATGAAGATCCGGTTTCCATTAATAAGCCAATGACCATTAAAGGAACAGAAAATACAGTGCTGAGTTATACAGGAGAGGGATCCTTTATAAACATTTCTGGTGAGGGTGTACAAATATCAAATATTGAAATAGAGGCAACACGCCTACCAATTGAGGAATCTGCAATTGTGCTGGCTGGAAATTATCATAAACTTAACAATCTCACAATCAAGTCAGCTGGGACTGGTATTAAACTGGATAAGGCGAATCATGTAAGTGTGCTAGAAAGTTCATTTACAGGGACATCTGAAGGCCATGCTATTAATCTGTGGGAGTCAAATTACAACACGTTCGGTAAAAATTCAATACGGAATGTTCAGGATGGATTTTATGTAGAATACAGCCACCATAATACATTTAAAAATAATAAAATTTGGGATGCCCATTATGGGGTGCATTTAATGTATTCCAATTCCTGTTTGATTGAAGAAAATGAATCATTCAATAACTTTACCGGCGCCATGATTATGGGGGCTGAAGATGCAATGGTACGTAAGAATACATTCACCGAAAATAATGAAAATGTGAATTCTCAGGGTTTGTTACTATATGACTCTAGGAATGTTACGGTTGAAACAAATGAGATTCACAATAACCGGATTGGCATATTTATTGAAAAGGCCAATGTGAATACCGTTAAGGATAACAGGCTGCAATCAAATTTTGTAGGTATTCAGTTTAAAGAATCAGAGAATAATCGAATCTATCAAAATGATTTTCTGGGTAATGTAAATGACGCTCAGGCTATTGAAAGTGAAGGGAATCAATTGGATGGGAACTACTGGGACGCATCAGCGAAAATAGATTCAGACGGAGATGGTATAAGTAATTTAATCTACCGAGCCGATCCTTATTTTCTGGCTTTGACAGAGGAAGTTCCTGAGTATCAACTCTTTTTTCAGGCACCGGGCATGACAATTCTGCAAAAAATGCTGAAAAGTACCGATGAAGAGCTATTAACGGACTCAGGTCCCTTAATGGACCCTAT
Coding sequences:
- a CDS encoding TlpA family protein disulfide reductase — its product is MKNKTIAILAPFFLFIFLFIYTQTQKEPITEESIPVLTQTGIKEGQSAPDFELKTPDGKTIKLSDYRGQKVLLNFWASWCPPCKLEIPDLNEFYSEHSMGKITVLSVNMTYSEKNKQAVQTFQDMYNIKYPVLLDQTGTIAGLYKIITIPTSYFIDSNGIIQKRIIGPLQKETIKNLMDSID
- the gntK gene encoding gluconokinase, with translation MFYIGVDIGTTSTKAVLFSGDASVLSTYHVEYPLYSPTPLTAEQNPDEIFHAVLNAIRGVMVQSQINPDELSLVSFSSAMHSVIAVEENGNPLTQCITWADSRSKKWSDYIKNERNGQEIYRRTGTPIHPMSPLTKITWLMNDYPELAGRTYKFISIKEYVFYKLFGQYVIDYSVASATGMFHLKNLEWDSEALAIAGITETHLSKPVPTTYYLSGMDSAYAADMGLLPDTPFVIGASDGVLSNLGVNAIDPGIVAVTIGTSGAIRTVTDRPITDEKGRIFCYALTDKHWVIGGPVNNGGMTFRWLRDELASAEVETAKRLGIDSYEVLTKIASKVAPGADGLLFHPYLAGERAPIWNPDARGSFFGLGLHHKKEHMVRAVLEGVIFNLYTVLLALQELIGVPSKIRATGGFARSELWRQMLADIFNQEVDVPESFESSCLGAVVLGRYALGEIEDLSVVSNYVGTTHVHTPVKANVERYEELLPIYINIYRKLETEYSSIAAFQNKWINHK
- a CDS encoding amino acid permease, with protein sequence MHNKKQLGFWILTAFVVGNMVGSGIFMLPRTLAEVASPAGVIMAWGLTGLGVLTIALVFGNLAVRKPHLTGGPQIYAKELFKENSLASRLSGFMSTWGYWIGNFAGNIAIITTFAGYLSTFFPSLTSTAELFSIGNFSLKVGNALTFLVCTIMLWGVHFFIMRGIENAGKLNFVATAAKVLGFGLFIVIGLFAFEQSNIVPFAETRIIDGESRGLLSQVNFAAVSTLWAFVGVESAVVFASRAKRKADVKRATILGLLIALAIYMGISTLVMGLLTQDALIHSEKPLIDAIETVLGPVGGKALAVIGLISLFGSTIGWILLSAEIPYQAAKQGLFIPKFLQVNKRGIPNFSMIVSNGLGQLFIFSTISNSIAHAFDFIIYIATLSYLVPYLISSSFQLKLVWTGETYKSDEMRSRIIDGTIAILATAYSIWVIIKGTADLKTFIFGVILLASGILFYRLLPKNMEEVKQHENYYLKKSF
- the cdr gene encoding CoA-disulfide reductase; translation: MKILIVGGVAGGASAAARLRRLSEKDEIIMFEKGEYISFANCGLPYYIGEVIQNRNKLLVQTVEGMGQRYNLDIRNWTEIIKINREQKTVIARKAMTGEEYEESYDVLILSPGSKPVRPAIPGIDEAKSVYTLRNVPDTDRIKEKVDQDKPEKAVIIGGGFIGIEMAENLRERGIDVTVIEMGNQVMAPIDLEMAQMVHTHLRDNGVHLILEDGVSSFEKNGRIIRLKSGKEVETDMILLAIGVQPESTIAKDAGLELGVRNAIKVNEHLQTSDPSIYAVGDVIEVKDYINGTDTYVPLAWPANRQGRLVADHIHGKESVYNGTLGTSIAKVFELTVASTGSNEKMLKRLGIPYEVVHVAPSSHAGYYPGASQLHLKLIFDKETGKIYGAQAVGKDGVDKRIDVIATAIKGGLTVLDLPDIEIAYAPPYSSAKDPVNMAGYAATNIIEGMVSTVQWHEIDEIVENGGYLIDVRSPAEVAKGAIAGSVNIPVDELRERLSEIPTDKDLYLTCQVGMRGYLATRILEGNGIKVKNLDGGYNLYSKAFPKEK
- a CDS encoding MFS transporter gives rise to the protein MSVRYTEAEQERLSARNILLFFIGKFISLFGASIYSFAIGLYILKITGSGTSFALALVFASVPRIIFGPIAGTLADRFNRKTIIILTEILSGILMFFMIAYSHFSGLSLALLYTSEVLLGIFSTFFSVTASSTIPSMAGDKSIQKAGSLNQSASSLAGILGPIIAGILYGFLAIEEIILLTGITFILAGIIELFIIFNLYTEKAAQQEKTQFMKSLAEGFSYLKENDFLFSLLKVSLWINFFFAGINVAIPYILNTSLNFSSQSYGIAASMVSVGALITSLIISQRPEMKDKLKKIRLGLIGLAILVIMIGLPPMLQMTSVIANVSYYIIVLGMIGSIVMVVNIPIHVLIQRTTPSHYLGRIFGLVETIASAISPLGMILFGVLLDYIPAFYIPLITGFSLLLISFLAMSKVKEPKESELAS
- a CDS encoding helix-turn-helix domain-containing protein, with product MLGNKIKTLRKALGMTQSELAGNRLTKGMLSQIENSKATPSMSTLEYLAQQLGCEPSDLLNEKEDYLPLLNEIKNDKKQENYSAIYDKLSHVVSENMPQGVMEAKLYSLYAEAGLYLDKPNMKKYIELAASYFKMNSLFLDSAETLWIYHQYRLSHGNWDESLSILNEIRKFYSGNGLEENTVFQLKLLLDEGIVLLALEEYKTSHTRMQEAIALSKETNVYYRMDDIYRIASNYPLVMKDDKEFLRLISKSRQYAIFSENKIALMMFPLLYAVYHNEITKDYKKAIHYLEEFAINPEKIDELYYLEYGKALYGLGEIDRAWKICLNVIYPVRWCIQSM
- a CDS encoding nitrous oxide reductase family maturation protein NosD, coding for MKRLRIFLVFVALLIIYEPSSFAESTLQQQIDQTPIGGTLIVKSGTYEDPVSINKPMTIKGTENTVLSYTGEGSFINISGEGVQISNIEIEATRLPIEESAIVLAGNYHKLNNLTIKSAGTGIKLDKANHVSVLESSFTGTSEGHAINLWESNYNTFGKNSIRNVQDGFYVEYSHHNTFKNNKIWDAHYGVHLMYSNSCLIEENESFNNFTGAMIMGAEDAMVRKNTFTENNENVNSQGLLLYDSRNVTVETNEIHNNRIGIFIEKANVNTVKDNRLQSNFVGIQFKESENNRIYQNDFLGNVNDAQAIESEGNQLDGNYWDASAKIDSDGDGISNLIYRADPYFLALTEEVPEYQLFFQAPGMTILQKMLKSTDEELLTDSGPLMDPIQSNNQNNQADLPVWIVSGLLYIGSLFLFIKGRKQR